In Zingiber officinale cultivar Zhangliang chromosome 1A, Zo_v1.1, whole genome shotgun sequence, a genomic segment contains:
- the LOC122033026 gene encoding calcium-dependent protein kinase 10-like isoform X2, translating into MGNTCAGPRNVFFQSVSTVIWRSADAEDAVAGNDVSAALAPISSVTEAPEPVTIHGVGAKPPGALQVAGNPLVAEAPSKKPSRVKRVSSAGLQVDSVLRQKSVNLKDIYNLGKKLGEGQFGTTYFCVEKETSKHYACKSILKRKLITEDDIEDVRREIQIMHHVNGLPNVISIKGAYEDAVAVHVVMELCAGGELFDRIIQKGYYTERKAAELARVIVGVVEACHSMGVMHRDLKPENFLFVNQMEDSTLKTIDFGLSVFFQPGEIFTDVVGSPYYVAPEVLNKSYGPESDVWSAGIIIYILLTGVPPFWAESEQDIFKEVLYGKLNLTSDPWPSISESAKDLLRKILVRDPKKRLTAHEVLCHPWVQTDGAAPDKPLDSAVLTRLKKFSAMNKFKKMALRVIAASLSEDEIAGLKEMFKMIDTDNSGQITFEELKAGLERVGADLKDSEIYELMRSADVDNSGTIDYDEFIAATLHLNKIEKEDHLFAAFQYFDKDGSGYITPDELQQACEEFGVGDVQLEEMIREVDQDNDGRIDYNEFVEMMQAGNTVFDKRASQNSFTFSFRRL; encoded by the exons ATGGGCAACACATGCGCTGGACCGAGAAATGTCTTCTTTCAATCGGTTTCCACCGTCATCTGGCGCTCCGCCGACGCGGAAGACGCCGTCGCCGGTAACGACGTCTCTGCCGCTTTGGCTCCGATTTCCTCAGTCACTGAAGCTCCCGAGCCCGTCACGATTCACGGCGTCGGAGCAAAGCCTCCCGGCGCCCTCCAAGTGGCCGGGAACCCGTTGGTGGCCGAAGCCCCTTCCAAGAAGCCCTCCCGAGTAAAGCGAGTCAGCTCTGCCGGCCTCCAGGTGGACTCGGTATTGCGGCAAAAGTCGGTGAATTTGAAGGATATTTACAACTTAGGAAAGAAGCTCGGTGAGGGTCAATTCGGCACCACCTACTTCTGTGTCGAGAAGGAAACCAGCAAGCATTACGCTTGCAAATCCATCTTGAAGAGGAAGTTGATCACTGAGGATGACATCGAGGATGTGAGGAGGGAGATCCAGATAATGCACCATGTAAATGGCCTCCCTAATGTCATCTCCATCAAGGGGGCTTATGAAGATGCTGTGGCTGTTCATGTGGTGATGGAGTTGTGTGCAGGCGGTGAGCTATTTGATAGAATAATCCAAAAAGGGTACTATACTGAGCGAAAGGCTGCTGAACTTGCAAGGGTAATTGTTGGGGTTGTGGAAGCTTGCCACTCCATGGGTGTCATGCACAGGGACCTCAAGCCTGAAAATTTTCTTTTCGTGAACCAAATGGAGGACTCAACCCTCAAGACCATTGACTTTGGATTGTCGGTATTCTTTCAACCTG GTGAAATATTCACTGATGTAGTCGGTAGCCCATATTATGTTGCACCGGAAGTCCTGAATAAGAGCTATGGTCCTGAATCAGATGTTTGGAGTGCTGGAATAATAATCTATATTCTTTTGACTGGGGTACCTCCCTTTTGGGCAG AATCTGAACAGGATATTTTTAAAGAGGTTCTGTATGGTAAACTTAACCTGACTTCAGATCCATGGCCAAGTATATCGGAAAGTGCAAAAGATCTTTTAAGAAAAATTCTCGTGAGAGACCCGAAGAAAAGGTTGACTGCCCATGAAGTTCTAT GTCATCCTTGGGTACAAACTGATGGTGCAGCTCCTGATAAACCTCTGGATTCTGCAGTTCTCACCCGCCTGAAAAAGTTCTCGGCAATGAACAAGTTCAAAAAGATGGCGCTTAGG GTTATTGCTGCTAGCCTATCCGAGGATGAAATTGCTGGCCTGAAGGAGATGTTTAAGATGATAGACACAGATAATAGTGGGCAAATAACTTTTGAAGAACTCAAAGCTGGTTTAGAAAGAGTTGGCGCCGATCTCAAGGACTCAGAAATTTACGAGCTTATGAGATCA GCAGACGTAGATAACAGTGGTACCATAGATTACGATGAGTTTATTGCTGCCACACTGCACCTTAACAAGATCGAGAAAGAGGATCACTTATTTGCCGCCTTCCAATATTTCGACAAAGACGGGAGTGGTTACATAACCCCAGACGAACTGCAGCAAGCTTGCGAAGAGTTTGGTGTAGGAGATGTTCAGCTAGAAGAAATGATCAGGGAAGTAGATCAAGATAAT GATGGGCGCATTGACTACAACGAATTCGTCGAAATGATGCAAGCGGGAAACACAGTTTTTGACAAAAGAGCATCGCAAAATAGTTTCACCTTTAGTTTTAGAAGGCTGTGA
- the LOC122033026 gene encoding calcium-dependent protein kinase 10-like isoform X1, protein MGNTCAGPRNVFFQSVSTVIWRSADAEDAVAGNDVSAALAPISSVTEAPEPVTIHGVGAKPPGALQVAGNPLVAEAPSKKPSRVKRVSSAGLQVDSVLRQKSVNLKDIYNLGKKLGEGQFGTTYFCVEKETSKHYACKSILKRKLITEDDIEDVRREIQIMHHVNGLPNVISIKGAYEDAVAVHVVMELCAGGELFDRIIQKGYYTERKAAELARVIVGVVEACHSMGVMHRDLKPENFLFVNQMEDSTLKTIDFGLSVFFQPGEIFTDVVGSPYYVAPEVLNKSYGPESDVWSAGIIIYILLTGVPPFWAESEQDIFKEVLYGKLNLTSDPWPSISESAKDLLRKILVRDPKKRLTAHEVLCHPWVQTDGAAPDKPLDSAVLTRLKKFSAMNKFKKMALRVIAASLSEDEIAGLKEMFKMIDTDNSGQITFEELKAGLERVGADLKDSEIYELMRSADVDNSGTIDYDEFIAATLHLNKIEKEDHLFAAFQYFDKDGSGYITPDELQQACEEFGVGDVQLEEMIREVDQDNVFKHALSSFFFLSIIDREVGYLMNCLFHRIFLCRMGALTTTNSSK, encoded by the exons ATGGGCAACACATGCGCTGGACCGAGAAATGTCTTCTTTCAATCGGTTTCCACCGTCATCTGGCGCTCCGCCGACGCGGAAGACGCCGTCGCCGGTAACGACGTCTCTGCCGCTTTGGCTCCGATTTCCTCAGTCACTGAAGCTCCCGAGCCCGTCACGATTCACGGCGTCGGAGCAAAGCCTCCCGGCGCCCTCCAAGTGGCCGGGAACCCGTTGGTGGCCGAAGCCCCTTCCAAGAAGCCCTCCCGAGTAAAGCGAGTCAGCTCTGCCGGCCTCCAGGTGGACTCGGTATTGCGGCAAAAGTCGGTGAATTTGAAGGATATTTACAACTTAGGAAAGAAGCTCGGTGAGGGTCAATTCGGCACCACCTACTTCTGTGTCGAGAAGGAAACCAGCAAGCATTACGCTTGCAAATCCATCTTGAAGAGGAAGTTGATCACTGAGGATGACATCGAGGATGTGAGGAGGGAGATCCAGATAATGCACCATGTAAATGGCCTCCCTAATGTCATCTCCATCAAGGGGGCTTATGAAGATGCTGTGGCTGTTCATGTGGTGATGGAGTTGTGTGCAGGCGGTGAGCTATTTGATAGAATAATCCAAAAAGGGTACTATACTGAGCGAAAGGCTGCTGAACTTGCAAGGGTAATTGTTGGGGTTGTGGAAGCTTGCCACTCCATGGGTGTCATGCACAGGGACCTCAAGCCTGAAAATTTTCTTTTCGTGAACCAAATGGAGGACTCAACCCTCAAGACCATTGACTTTGGATTGTCGGTATTCTTTCAACCTG GTGAAATATTCACTGATGTAGTCGGTAGCCCATATTATGTTGCACCGGAAGTCCTGAATAAGAGCTATGGTCCTGAATCAGATGTTTGGAGTGCTGGAATAATAATCTATATTCTTTTGACTGGGGTACCTCCCTTTTGGGCAG AATCTGAACAGGATATTTTTAAAGAGGTTCTGTATGGTAAACTTAACCTGACTTCAGATCCATGGCCAAGTATATCGGAAAGTGCAAAAGATCTTTTAAGAAAAATTCTCGTGAGAGACCCGAAGAAAAGGTTGACTGCCCATGAAGTTCTAT GTCATCCTTGGGTACAAACTGATGGTGCAGCTCCTGATAAACCTCTGGATTCTGCAGTTCTCACCCGCCTGAAAAAGTTCTCGGCAATGAACAAGTTCAAAAAGATGGCGCTTAGG GTTATTGCTGCTAGCCTATCCGAGGATGAAATTGCTGGCCTGAAGGAGATGTTTAAGATGATAGACACAGATAATAGTGGGCAAATAACTTTTGAAGAACTCAAAGCTGGTTTAGAAAGAGTTGGCGCCGATCTCAAGGACTCAGAAATTTACGAGCTTATGAGATCA GCAGACGTAGATAACAGTGGTACCATAGATTACGATGAGTTTATTGCTGCCACACTGCACCTTAACAAGATCGAGAAAGAGGATCACTTATTTGCCGCCTTCCAATATTTCGACAAAGACGGGAGTGGTTACATAACCCCAGACGAACTGCAGCAAGCTTGCGAAGAGTTTGGTGTAGGAGATGTTCAGCTAGAAGAAATGATCAGGGAAGTAGATCAAGATAATGTATTCAAACATgccctttcttcttttttttttttgtcaattatAGATCGCGAAGTTGGATATCTGATGAACTGTCTGTTTCATCGAATTTTTCTGTGCAGGATGGGCGCATTGACTACAACGAATTCGTCGAAATGA